Genomic DNA from Lutibacter sp. A80:
AACTTACACCTAGCAATGAAGAATCGAACCATTGTTGCTCTTTTTCTAAGAAATCGAAACTTTCACCATAACCAGCATATCCAAAGTTAATAAAACTACTTAATGTTGGTAGTGCTTTGCTTTGTTCTAGTTTTACTAATAATTCGTTTGATTTTTCGGTGTTTTTAGCAATTTTAAAATCAATATGATTTTCTATGGTTAATTCGGTTGAAAGTAAGCCTAAATTTGTATTTTTTTTAGAAAGACTACTTAAAGAATCTGTTAATACAACTGTTTTATTGATATCTAGTCCTAAAGTAATATTCAACATTTTATAAGCAATGTCTTTTAATTTTTTAGTTTTAGAAAGTTGACTTTTAATGGTAGCAAGAGTTATTTGTAGCTGTTCTACATTTTCTTCTTCAGTAAAACCATTTGCATATATTTGTGTTGTTTCTTCTAAGTTTTTTTCTAGCGTAATTATGTTTTTTTCTATAATTTTTATGCTTTCTTCACTTAAAAGTACATTTCCATAGGCGTTAATAACAGCTTCTCTAATACCTAAATCTGTTTTTTCTTTAGCATTTTCAGAAATTTGTAGGTATACTTTTGCAGACTGTAGTCCAACTAAATAAGAACCATCAAAAATTAATTGGTTTAAGGTTGCAGAAGCATTCATATTATGTTTTGTTCCAAATGCAATTTCAGCAAATTCACCTTC
This window encodes:
- a CDS encoding TolC family protein, with the translated sequence MKKSILLIFALLLSINLTAQENITLSLDEAISYAMENSYSAINASRDIEAAKKKKWETTTIGLPQISATLDYQNWIKQQVSLIPAEFFGGNEGEFAEIAFGTKHNMNASATLNQLIFDGSYLVGLQSAKVYLQISENAKEKTDLGIREAVINAYGNVLLSEESIKIIEKNIITLEKNLEETTQIYANGFTEEENVEQLQITLATIKSQLSKTKKLKDIAYKMLNITLGLDINKTVVLTDSLSSLSKKNTNLGLLSTELTIENHIDFKIAKNTEKSNELLVKLEQSKALPTLSSFINFGYAGYGESFDFLEKEQQWFDSSLLGVSLKIPIFSSLARSSRTQQAKIELEKARTNLTETEQKLLLQLESAKTEYNYSLEELETSKQNLALAERIENKQQIKFFEGISTSFELTEAQRQLYTMQQNYLQAMLNVIATKAALDNALNISIN